The genomic interval atattgtaaCTATATTTGTGTGATTTCAGGGAAAAAtcacacaatattttttttaccaaaatcaTTTATTGAGTGGTGTGGAAAGTCATGTCAAAACTAGGGCAGAATTCATGTTGAAATTATGTTTGCCctatgcaaaaaaatatatatatgacaaacTAGGGGCATAAAATTCATGCCAAAATGCTTGATGCCAACACAAGGACAAAATCATAAAGTCCTCATAAAAATAGGAACAATCAGGAAGGGGCTAGCTCCTACTAGCAGAAAGGAGCAAGCAAAATCATCACCGAGTTAAAAAACGGGGCAAAAGCACAAGGCCGGTCggtagttttttctttcctctttgCACAGTTAATCGACATCTCCTCTCTCCAGAGCAGCCATGGCAGGTACGTCCGATGGTGATGGCGGAACACGGGGCCGGCAAGACGAAACAGTTGATTTtggtctttttatttttatttcagcgTAGCctctaagaatacatatataaaagttatatttataaattatttttttattggcaAATACTTCGttgctttttttattaattaaaaagaagGCAAACCATCGACCCCTCTGTTCTTCTGCAAAATTCTAAGTTCTTATCAACCCCTTTGGTGGATTGTTATCTTGATGATTGAGGTCCTCGTGGCGATTTGTTACTCTTGTGACTGTGATAATGGGGTATCAAGGAGAGCAAGCTATATGAGATTGTTTTTTTCACCGGTAATCTCCATATATCGGTAACATCTGGTGCTATGCGAGCTAACTGTTTTTTCTCGCTGTCTATATCTGTGACGCATCATAATTATCATAATTATGATTATCATAGACTTACAGATGTTTATAAGTATCGTTAGCTGTTGACCTAACTTACATGTGATGAGAGGCTAACCCGTTAGAGATGAGGTTTTGGACCGACAAATTTGGTTGGAATCAATATCTTTAATACGGAACTATATATTCAAGGCATCTTTAAAACATTTTGGTGGGTTTTCTATGAATTaagcacaaaaaaaagagttatGCTAGGCTCTTATTTATGCTGCTGTAAATAAATGTACGACATGTAGTTTacttataaatgaaaaacacATGCACTGCGTACGTATTTACTTAGGATATACAGTGACGAGAAGAGCAGACTGCAGACATAGCACATATTTTTCTTCGGCTTTTATATACACGTTTTCTGATGctttgtaaaaagtttttaatagaaatttatcatcttGAACGTTACAGGAGCCAACTCTCtagtttctacacaacatagTAAAATTGCCCCCTCAACTTTAAATATTGTACTAGTATTTGTTAATAACGAAAATAAATCACAGCCTTTAGCTCAAGAGCTTCCGGCAAAAGTTTATTTCAAGCTGAGACATCACACATCGTCATGGTAATTAAGAAGACAACTTACATAGAAAGCACCAACATTGTTTAGATGAAAGAGACAAATATAGCAAACTATTGTACTAAATCTCCTCGGCGAAATGCTGCAGGAATCACACTTCTTGCGTATGGCATGCCGGACTTTATATTGTACAGGGGCCAGAGAAATAATTGGCCCAATTACTTTAAGCTTTTGGGAGAAGTTGGATACGAAAGCCTTCAGGGAATCGTAGTCCTGGAGAAAGCGTCATTTTTCCTCCCTTGATCGCTTTCCATCTACCGAGGATACACAGAATATTTTTACAGTTAGGCAATCCATGTGTGTAGATAGAAGAGCTATTATCTGAATCTAATACACTAATTACTTGCATTACAGAACGTTTGCAAAAGGAGTACaggttttaaacttttaatactGATGAAAATGATCTCCATGTTTTCTGATGGGTTCTTTCTACTAGCAACAAATCCCTGCCCTTATTAGATTTCTATTGTAAACATAGCATGTGCATAATATTGCCATCCATCAGGGTTTGAGTTCTAGATAGATCTATAAATTCACTACTTGACCACCATACAAATAGTCCTTCtaaatcaaacgacatatttataaataaaaaataattgatgaataaaacttttatatacgtgttattagcgatctaaaagcaatggttagaaaataaatggcaataaaacctcaaaattaattttaaatttaagattgaatatataaattttgacttacaaGAATAAgcaaagcgaaaagataacgACGTCTAAGGATTCTAAACTAAGCAAATATTGGCAAGAGTAGGATTCAACACTACTTAGTGCAGTTTTACCTGTACTTTGTGACTAAGCAGTGGAGAAAGACCGCCATATGCAGTTTGGCGAAATCTGAGCCAACGCATAAGCGCACACCCCCTCCAAAGGCCATGAAATCCTTGGAGCCACCACCAGCTGGTTCAGCAGTATCCTGCACAGAGCAACATGCATACAACATATCAAAACTTTGCTGACAATTCTATATAGGTCAGACTCCAGAATTGCTCAATATTGTGTTCAATGTGGCAtagaaaatacatatataatttggaaATGAACTGGATAAAAAATTCACAGTATTTATATCGAcattgtttattattattatttttttattattattattattattattattattattataaagtttacTTGCAAATTTCATAAATTAACCTTCCATCTCCAAGGATTGAATATATTGGGGTCCTTATAAACGGCAGGGTTTAGGTGAACAGAGGCTGAGCAAACCATAATTTTTGATCCTTTCGGAATAGCAAAACCTGCAGAAATTATACAGACatattttagaagaaaaaaaacgtttACGTTATGACCAATGTTTAAAATATACCACTGATTACACCAACCAAAGAAAGTACTCCTAGTGTTATAATCAACTAGGGTAGGTACGTAGTAGTGGTGGCACTGCTGCTGGTGATGCTGTGCATGTGAGGGAGGCGGCATTCTAAAATGTTTTTcgaacaattttattttacctttTATATGAACATCCTCTGTGGCTGTTCTAAACATCCCTGGAGCAACGTTAGCCAGCCTTAAAGCTTCATGTATGACCTACAAATAATTAAGGGCATCAGTGTGCAGATTGTACAAGGATTTGAAATTCATCCATCTACATGTGTGAATGTATGATCTTGAATTGAAGGCATTTACATGAGATGTGAACTTCATAGATTTGTATTCCTCCCATGTGATTTTAGAGCTCCGATCGGCCCTTCTTTTCTGAATATAATCGTGCTCTTcctgaaatataaaatatcattagttGAACAAAATGTATCCTGGCTTATTTTCAAACAGCATTACTACAGTAACTTTTTGAGTAAAATATGCTTTGCCGCAGGCCTAAGCTAGGATTGCTGTTTTGAGTCACCTTTTATCACCTAAGTTTTAGTCACCGTTAAACCCATTGTTTTTATTCTAAACAGAACAATTAGTCATTGTTACGATCTAGACCACCCTGATAACTCCCTACATTTTcgacaaatatatattgtacgtatataagattttgtttgttgttaGAGTTAATGTGTTTGAGGTCATTGATgtgtattataaaaaaaaaactattcagGCCAGTCTAACTGCAAACATGACAAATTTATCTAGTTCAAAGTGAAAAATGGGTTTAAATGTGGTCAAAGTAAAACCCAGGTAATAAAATATGGACCAATGTGCAATTTACTCAAAATATTACTATTAACCtactctctttgtttttttatttaacgtcgttaacttttacATCATTTGACTGTCcgtattattcaaaatttttgtgtaaatatgcaaaatttcaaGTCATTCTTAAAATTCCTTTggtataaatcaaatcatatcaaaataattaataattacatatttttcaacaagacgaatggtaaaacgtacattaaaaaaaaagttagcgCTACCGGAAATAAAAAGGCGTATATACTTACTGTCAGTTCCTGCAAGGCCTCCGGATTATCCGTCAGAAAAGTGAGCACTGCAGTTGTCGCGGACGCAATGGTCTCGAAGCTGGCAAATAGTAGCAAGAAGATCAGTTCCAACGCGGTACTCTCACTCAATGCGGGCTTCTCCTGCTTCAGCTCTTCGAGCAGCACATCGATGAAGTCGATGCTTTCCGCCGGGCGCCGTGCTGTTTTCCCCCTCCTCTCGTCGAACAATTCTTTCAGCATCTTCATGACATTCTTTCGCCCCTGCAGCGATCGAATCGAGCAGATAACTACTCAGAGGCTAAATTCCTTTTTACTTATTATATATCTGTTTGTTGCTAGCTCCATTTATCTTGCTATGCTATGTTGAGGTTTGCTTTTTCTTCGTCATATTGATgaacatatcaatatatatatacaactagGAAATCAAGGCACATCATACTACTATGTATCTTTACCTGCATACATTTGTGAAATGCAGTGCCAGGAATGCATAGTGGAAATGTTATTAGGTTCCCAAAGAAAGTATCGTAGTGTTTCCACATCATTCCATCTGAGGTCTCGGAGTCATAGCTGATTATCTTCTTGGCTGTAACGCTGAATATCATCTGCGATTAAGGGCGGAATTAGAAATTTACTAAGCGTAgagcttaaaaataaaatataaatcttttgattaaattttaactaaaaaatagatatttttCAATGAATTTTCTGGCCATAGGGGGGGCTCCA from Oryza brachyantha chromosome 3, ObraRS2, whole genome shotgun sequence carries:
- the LOC102708233 gene encoding cytochrome P450 87A3-like; the protein is MEGAAVAAAGGGATPSSLPCNIALTAGLAVLAAAWLLASIRRRNTNAIAGGRGAGGRLPPGSRGLPFLGETLQFFAQSPSLELHGFFKRRMDRYGPVFRTNIVGEDLIVSLDPEVNNFVFQQEGRLFQLWYPYSVMRIFGIPTIATTLGPLHRLMRSLVLRFLGPEALRQSVLHEVQKTAEAALLSWLDQPSIECKEALSSMIFSVTAKKIISYDSETSDGMMWKHYDTFFGNLITFPLCIPGTAFHKCMQGRKNVMKMLKELFDERRGKTARRPAESIDFIDVLLEELKQEKPALSESTALELIFLLLFASFETIASATTAVLTFLTDNPEALQELTEEHDYIQKRRADRSSKITWEEYKSMKFTSHVIHEALRLANVAPGMFRTATEDVHIKGFAIPKGSKIMVCSASVHLNPAVYKDPNIFNPWRWKDTAEPAGGGSKDFMAFGGGVRLCVGSDFAKLHMAVFLHCLVTKYRWKAIKGGKMTLSPGLRFPEGFRIQLLPKA